Proteins encoded by one window of Flagellimonas lutaonensis:
- a CDS encoding RidA family protein codes for MKKIIFLTLLMALINVVAGHSQEKTEIIFHKSPDPERQKAPFSEAVQAGNLFFLAGQIGMDRSVGKLAEGGVQGETEQAIKNIQTVLARHGLTLDNVVKCTVILSDINDFRAFNEVYAKYFTKKPARTTYAAAGLAVGAKIEIDVIAVKE; via the coding sequence ATGAAAAAAATCATATTCCTGACGTTACTTATGGCCTTGATCAATGTGGTTGCTGGTCATTCCCAAGAAAAAACGGAAATCATTTTTCACAAATCCCCTGACCCTGAACGACAAAAAGCCCCGTTCAGCGAAGCTGTTCAAGCAGGCAACCTATTCTTTTTGGCAGGGCAGATCGGTATGGATAGGTCTGTAGGCAAATTGGCCGAAGGAGGCGTGCAGGGCGAGACCGAACAGGCCATCAAAAACATTCAAACAGTCTTGGCCCGACATGGTCTGACGTTGGACAATGTGGTGAAATGCACGGTAATATTGAGCGACATCAACGATTTCAGGGCTTTTAACGAGGTATATGCCAAGTACTTCACCAAAAAACCGGCGCGTACCACCTATGCGGCTGCAGGGTTGGCCGTGGGCGCCAAAATTGAGATTGACGTGATTGCAGTCAAGGAGTAG
- the ffh gene encoding signal recognition particle protein yields the protein MFDNLSEKLDKALHVLKGRGQITEINVAETMKEIRRALLDADVNFKIAKEFTNKVKEKALGQNVLTTLQPGQLMVKIVKDELTQLMGGEAEEIDLSGNPTVVLMSGLQGSGKTTFSGKLANYLKKKKNKKPLLVACDVYRPAAIDQLHIVGEQVGVEVYSDRGNNDPVAIAKAGIKHAKENGQNVVIIDTAGRLAVDEQMMTEIANIHKAVEPQETLFVVDAMTGQDAVNTAKAFNDVLNFDGVILTKLDGDTRGGAAISIKSVVDKPIKFIGTGEKMEAIDVFHPSRMADRILGMGDVVSLVERAQEQFDEEQARKIQKKIAKNRFGFDDFLSQIQQIKKMGNMKDLMGMIPGMGKALKGIDIDDDAFKHIEAMIHSMTPDERANPSKLNSSRKKRIAAGSGRSIQEVNQLLKQFNQMSKMMKMMQGGGGKKMMQMMQNMR from the coding sequence ATGTTTGATAACTTAAGCGAAAAACTCGATAAAGCCTTACACGTACTAAAGGGTCGCGGTCAGATTACAGAAATCAATGTGGCCGAGACCATGAAAGAGATACGCCGTGCGCTGTTGGATGCCGACGTTAACTTCAAAATAGCCAAAGAGTTCACCAATAAGGTCAAAGAAAAGGCCCTTGGGCAGAATGTGCTGACCACCTTGCAGCCGGGCCAATTGATGGTCAAAATCGTTAAGGATGAACTGACCCAGTTAATGGGGGGCGAGGCGGAAGAAATCGATCTTTCGGGCAACCCAACGGTTGTTTTGATGTCAGGTCTACAAGGTTCGGGTAAGACCACCTTCTCGGGCAAACTGGCCAATTACCTGAAGAAGAAAAAAAATAAGAAACCATTATTGGTGGCCTGTGACGTGTACCGCCCGGCGGCCATTGACCAATTGCACATAGTCGGCGAGCAAGTAGGCGTCGAGGTGTATTCAGATAGGGGCAACAACGACCCTGTGGCCATAGCCAAGGCAGGTATCAAACATGCCAAAGAAAACGGTCAGAATGTGGTTATCATCGATACCGCTGGTCGCTTGGCGGTCGATGAGCAGATGATGACCGAGATCGCCAACATCCACAAAGCCGTTGAGCCGCAAGAAACCCTGTTCGTGGTCGACGCCATGACGGGCCAAGATGCGGTGAACACGGCCAAGGCGTTCAACGACGTGCTGAACTTCGATGGGGTCATTTTGACCAAACTGGATGGTGATACCCGTGGTGGTGCGGCCATTTCGATCAAATCGGTGGTTGACAAGCCCATTAAGTTCATCGGTACCGGCGAAAAGATGGAGGCCATCGATGTTTTTCACCCGTCCCGTATGGCCGACCGTATTTTGGGCATGGGCGATGTGGTATCGCTTGTTGAGCGTGCCCAAGAGCAATTCGATGAAGAGCAGGCCCGTAAGATACAGAAGAAGATTGCCAAGAACCGTTTCGGCTTTGATGACTTTCTAAGTCAGATACAGCAGATCAAGAAAATGGGCAACATGAAAGACCTTATGGGCATGATTCCCGGTATGGGCAAAGCCCTTAAGGGCATAGATATCGACGATGATGCCTTTAAGCATATTGAGGCCATGATACATTCGATGACACCCGATGAGCGCGCCAATCCCTCAAAATTGAATTCAAGCCGTAAAAAACGAATCGCTGCCGGCAGTGGCCGTTCCATCCAAGAAGTGAACCAACTCTTGAAACAGTTCAACCAAATGAGCAAGATGATGAAGATGATGCAGGGCGGCGGTGGCAAAAAAATGATGCAGATGATGCAAAACATGCGATAG
- a CDS encoding helicase HerA-like domain-containing protein yields the protein MGNKEKFFAHIEKGYAMKGDYITMGAGMVDGETVNKAFVKVPLKTLNRHGLIAGATGTGKTKTLQVISENLSEKGIPVLLMDLKGDLSGIARPSPGHPKIDERHEAIGLPFEPKGFPVEILSLSEQDGVRLRATVSEFGPVLLSRILDLTVTQEGIVAVVFKYCDDNKLPLLDLKDFKKVLQYATGEGKKEFQKDYGRISTSSTGTILRKIIELEQQGADLFFGEKSFEVDDLVRIDENGRGYINIIRLTDIQDKPKLFSTFMLSLLAEIYATFPEQGDSDRPELVLFIDEAHLIFDNASKALLDQIESIVKLIRSKGIGLFFVTQNPTDVPDDVLAQLGLKVQHALRAFTAKDRKAIKLTAQNYPDSEFYKTEEILTSLGIGEALISALDEKGRPTPLAATMLRAPMSRMDVLTDKELKEVIGQSKLIKKYNEEIDRESAYEMLNEKIEKAQKEAEKEETRKTTSRRSTSTRRRSTRMNPVVKVLTSATFIRGVLGVLKKVIR from the coding sequence ATGGGCAACAAAGAAAAATTCTTCGCACATATTGAGAAAGGCTATGCCATGAAAGGCGATTACATCACCATGGGTGCGGGTATGGTCGATGGCGAAACGGTGAACAAGGCCTTTGTCAAGGTGCCCTTGAAAACCCTGAACCGCCACGGGCTCATCGCAGGGGCCACAGGTACCGGCAAGACGAAAACCTTGCAGGTAATTTCTGAAAACCTTTCTGAAAAGGGTATTCCTGTGTTACTCATGGACTTAAAAGGAGATTTGAGCGGCATCGCACGACCCAGTCCGGGGCACCCAAAAATCGATGAGCGCCATGAGGCCATTGGGCTTCCTTTTGAACCCAAGGGGTTTCCGGTCGAAATTCTCTCACTTTCTGAGCAAGATGGCGTTCGACTTCGTGCAACGGTTTCTGAGTTCGGCCCAGTACTGCTATCCAGAATTTTAGACCTGACCGTTACCCAAGAAGGCATAGTGGCAGTGGTCTTCAAATATTGTGACGACAACAAATTGCCTTTATTGGATCTGAAAGATTTCAAAAAAGTGCTTCAGTATGCCACGGGCGAGGGAAAAAAGGAATTTCAAAAAGATTATGGCCGCATATCGACCAGTTCAACGGGCACCATCCTCAGAAAGATCATTGAATTGGAGCAGCAGGGTGCCGACCTCTTTTTTGGCGAAAAATCATTTGAGGTCGATGATCTGGTTCGTATCGATGAAAACGGCCGGGGCTACATCAACATTATTCGCCTAACCGATATTCAAGACAAGCCAAAGCTGTTCTCTACCTTTATGCTGAGCCTTTTGGCCGAAATCTATGCGACCTTTCCCGAACAGGGAGACAGCGACCGTCCTGAACTTGTTCTGTTTATAGACGAAGCACACTTGATCTTTGACAACGCGTCAAAGGCCCTGCTCGATCAAATCGAGAGCATTGTAAAATTGATACGTTCAAAGGGCATCGGACTGTTCTTCGTGACCCAAAACCCCACCGATGTGCCCGATGATGTATTGGCACAATTGGGTTTAAAAGTACAGCATGCACTGCGCGCGTTTACGGCCAAAGACCGAAAGGCCATTAAACTGACGGCACAGAATTATCCTGATTCTGAATTTTACAAAACCGAGGAGATTTTGACCTCGTTGGGTATTGGCGAGGCGCTGATTTCCGCTTTGGATGAAAAAGGCCGACCTACTCCCCTTGCGGCAACCATGCTACGTGCCCCTATGAGCCGTATGGATGTGCTCACCGACAAAGAGCTCAAAGAGGTTATCGGCCAATCAAAACTCATTAAAAAATACAATGAGGAAATAGACCGCGAGAGCGCCTATGAGATGCTCAATGAGAAAATCGAAAAGGCCCAAAAAGAAGCGGAAAAAGAAGAGACCAGAAAAACCACTTCGCGAAGAAGCACTTCTACCCGTCGCCGTAGTACACGAATGAACCCTGTGGTGAAGGTGCTGACCAGTGCCACATTTATTCGTGGAGTGCTGGGGGTTTTGAAAAAAGTTATTCGGTAA
- a CDS encoding alpha/beta fold hydrolase, with protein sequence MKKLQTLIIPLLYGQWLNLIALFSKRKAAQTAFDIFTTVRKGRVKSIQKEYLEAAKFTVEEVLGQQIQSYRWPGKKETVLLLHGWESNTYRWRNLIKKLREHDFDILAFDAPGHGYSAGKKLHVPLYANTTRHFLNKYRPTHVVAHSVGGMTILYDHYRNPTSSVEKIVTIGSPCDFSEIMDHFQKILKFNNRVMKAMDEYLKEWFGLHIDEFSSARFVANNTKKGLLFHDKKDLQVPFSASEKVHRHWPGSQLVATEGLGHSMHQEEVNEKIVAFLES encoded by the coding sequence ATGAAAAAACTACAGACCCTAATAATTCCCCTACTCTACGGCCAATGGCTAAACCTAATTGCCCTTTTCAGCAAAAGAAAAGCGGCCCAAACCGCCTTTGATATTTTCACCACCGTTAGAAAAGGGCGGGTCAAATCCATTCAAAAAGAGTATCTGGAAGCCGCGAAGTTTACCGTTGAAGAAGTTTTGGGGCAACAAATACAGTCATACCGTTGGCCTGGCAAAAAAGAGACGGTGCTGTTGCTCCATGGGTGGGAGAGCAATACCTATCGTTGGCGAAACCTTATCAAAAAACTTAGGGAGCACGATTTTGACATTTTGGCCTTTGATGCCCCGGGGCATGGTTATTCCGCCGGAAAAAAGCTACATGTGCCCCTGTATGCCAATACCACACGGCATTTTTTGAACAAGTACCGTCCCACCCATGTGGTCGCCCACTCGGTCGGTGGCATGACCATTCTCTATGACCATTACCGAAATCCCACTTCTTCAGTAGAGAAAATCGTTACCATTGGATCCCCCTGCGATTTTTCGGAGATTATGGACCATTTTCAAAAGATACTAAAGTTCAACAACAGGGTGATGAAGGCCATGGACGAATACCTAAAAGAGTGGTTCGGCCTGCACATAGACGAATTCTCAAGCGCCCGTTTTGTTGCCAACAATACCAAAAAAGGGCTGCTCTTTCATGACAAGAAAGACCTTCAAGTGCCTTTTTCCGCATCTGAAAAAGTACATCGCCATTGGCCTGGCAGTCAATTGGTAGCCACCGAGGGACTAGGCCATTCGATGCACCAGGAAGAAGTAAATGAGAAAATTGTTGCATTTTTGGAATCCTAA
- the ahr gene encoding NADPH-dependent aldehyde reductase Ahr — MKINAYAAHKAGGKLEPFEYELGNLGSEHVDIKVHYCGLCHSDLSMLNNDWGLTQYPFVPGHEVVGEVVAVGDEVKNLEVGDKVGLGWFSESCMHCNQCMDGAHNLCPTVEQTIVGRHGGFADHVRCHWSWATPLPDEIDLSKSGPLFCGGITVFNPIVLSGVKPTDRVGVIGIGGLGHIALKFLHHWGCEVIAFSSNPDKKEQILKMGADRVINSRDPKELESIAGSLNFILNTTNVSLDWNAYLTTLAPKGKLHTVGAVLEPMGIPAFSLIGGEKSVGGSPLGSPSLTRTMLDFCVRHDIYPVVEEFPIEKVNDAIEHLEAGKARFRVVLKVT, encoded by the coding sequence ATGAAAATCAATGCGTATGCCGCCCATAAAGCCGGTGGAAAATTGGAACCTTTTGAATATGAGTTAGGTAATTTGGGCAGCGAACATGTCGATATAAAAGTTCATTATTGCGGTTTGTGCCACTCTGACTTGAGTATGTTGAACAATGATTGGGGTCTCACCCAATATCCCTTCGTGCCCGGACACGAAGTGGTCGGTGAGGTGGTCGCCGTGGGCGATGAGGTGAAAAACCTCGAGGTGGGCGACAAGGTTGGCCTTGGCTGGTTTTCAGAGTCGTGCATGCACTGCAATCAATGTATGGATGGTGCCCATAACCTATGCCCAACCGTAGAACAAACCATCGTAGGACGGCATGGAGGTTTCGCCGACCATGTGAGGTGCCACTGGTCTTGGGCAACACCTTTGCCAGACGAAATCGATTTGTCAAAATCAGGACCGCTGTTTTGTGGTGGAATCACAGTTTTCAACCCCATTGTGCTGTCAGGGGTAAAACCAACTGACCGAGTGGGTGTAATAGGCATTGGGGGTCTAGGTCACATCGCATTAAAGTTTTTGCACCATTGGGGCTGCGAGGTCATTGCCTTTTCTTCAAATCCAGATAAGAAAGAACAGATTTTGAAAATGGGGGCCGATAGGGTCATCAATTCAAGGGATCCCAAAGAACTGGAAAGTATTGCCGGCAGCCTTAACTTTATTTTGAACACTACCAATGTGAGTTTGGACTGGAATGCCTATCTGACCACCTTGGCCCCAAAGGGGAAACTACATACCGTTGGGGCGGTTTTGGAGCCCATGGGAATACCGGCCTTCAGTTTGATCGGTGGGGAGAAATCGGTTGGGGGAAGCCCACTGGGAAGTCCTTCACTGACCCGAACCATGTTGGATTTCTGTGTACGGCACGATATTTATCCTGTGGTCGAAGAATTTCCGATTGAGAAAGTAAACGATGCAATCGAACATCTTGAGGCGGGCAAAGCCCGGTTTAGAGTGGTATTGAAGGTTACGTGA
- a CDS encoding DUF2306 domain-containing protein, which translates to MAGRGNQVAWFVFAFLAIGVGLYPLFYVFGGREMGLLLSKSETLLSNNLWNVGFYGHIIFGGIALLTGWSQFSQKLRARRLNLHRNLGKVYISAALISGICAIYIGFYATGGWIASVGFILLGIIWLYTTLAAYRAIKRKDTQLHQGMMIYSYAACFAAVTLRLWLPFLVFVFGEFLVAYRIVAWLCWVPNLFFAYYLVKRKGIVLG; encoded by the coding sequence ATGGCTGGTCGAGGTAATCAGGTGGCGTGGTTTGTCTTCGCTTTTTTGGCGATAGGGGTTGGTCTATATCCTTTGTTCTACGTTTTTGGAGGAAGGGAAATGGGGCTGTTGTTGAGTAAATCGGAAACGCTCTTGTCGAATAATCTTTGGAATGTTGGTTTCTATGGACATATCATCTTTGGAGGTATCGCCTTGCTCACAGGATGGTCACAATTCAGTCAAAAACTACGTGCTAGGCGCCTAAATCTTCATCGGAATTTAGGAAAGGTCTATATTTCAGCAGCCCTGATAAGTGGTATTTGTGCAATATATATCGGGTTTTACGCCACCGGTGGTTGGATCGCCTCAGTGGGCTTTATTCTATTGGGCATCATATGGCTTTATACCACACTTGCCGCCTATCGTGCCATAAAAAGAAAAGATACACAACTGCACCAAGGCATGATGATCTATAGTTATGCTGCCTGTTTTGCGGCGGTCACGCTTAGGTTATGGTTACCTTTTTTGGTTTTTGTGTTCGGTGAGTTTTTGGTCGCGTACAGAATCGTGGCATGGCTTTGTTGGGTTCCCAATCTCTTTTTCGCCTACTATTTGGTTAAACGAAAAGGGATTGTACTCGGATAG
- a CDS encoding RNA polymerase sigma factor, whose protein sequence is MDNVCEEQVFSSVFKANSKTVFNYIYYKFGNEEKAHDAVQEAFVKLWENCAKVSPDKAKSYLYTVANNLYLNVIKAEKVRLKYADQHSKSISHESPEYVLEEKQFQKKLDDALNSLPENQRTTFLLNRIDGKKYAEIAEMEGVSVKAIEKRMHLALKALREKIDGI, encoded by the coding sequence ATGGACAATGTTTGTGAAGAGCAGGTATTCAGCTCTGTGTTCAAGGCCAATTCAAAAACGGTATTCAACTACATATATTATAAATTCGGTAATGAGGAGAAGGCCCACGATGCGGTACAAGAGGCTTTCGTAAAATTGTGGGAAAACTGTGCCAAGGTATCCCCAGATAAGGCAAAATCGTACTTATATACGGTAGCCAATAATCTGTATCTGAATGTTATCAAGGCTGAAAAGGTGCGGTTGAAGTATGCTGACCAGCATTCGAAGTCAATTTCGCACGAGTCTCCAGAATATGTACTGGAGGAAAAGCAGTTCCAGAAAAAATTGGACGATGCCCTGAACAGCCTTCCCGAGAACCAGCGCACCACTTTTTTGTTGAACAGGATAGATGGAAAGAAATATGCCGAGATAGCCGAAATGGAAGGTGTCAGTGTCAAGGCCATTGAAAAAAGGATGCATTTGGCGTTGAAAGCGCTGCGGGAAAAGATTGATGGAATCTAG
- a CDS encoding winged helix-turn-helix transcriptional regulator encodes METVTENQEVTMTKKLEKMFGHLDYKNPPELCPVRDVMSVASDQWSILILLWLGYFPVLRFNKLKKYVYGISNKVLSQRLKVLEADGYISRKAYAEVPIRVEYSLTDFGKNYVKRLLSLAEWMQENSPKVLANREKYGLV; translated from the coding sequence ATGGAAACTGTTACTGAAAATCAAGAGGTTACAATGACAAAAAAGTTGGAAAAAATGTTCGGTCATTTAGATTATAAGAATCCGCCCGAACTGTGCCCCGTACGAGACGTGATGTCGGTGGCTTCTGACCAGTGGAGCATTCTGATATTACTTTGGCTGGGCTACTTTCCGGTATTGCGTTTCAACAAGTTGAAAAAATACGTGTACGGCATCTCAAACAAGGTGCTGAGCCAGCGTCTGAAAGTATTGGAAGCCGACGGCTACATCAGCCGCAAAGCTTATGCAGAGGTGCCCATACGTGTGGAGTATAGTTTGACCGACTTCGGGAAAAACTATGTAAAGCGTTTACTGAGCTTAGCGGAATGGATGCAAGAGAACAGTCCAAAGGTGTTGGCAAACCGTGAGAAATATGGGTTGGTGTAA
- a CDS encoding FecR family protein, whose product MQENYLAKWLNNELSEEELAAFKKSPEYASYQRIVEASNKLEAPEFDVEQAWNTLREKTSQEAPKVITMRPFKQFLRVAAVIAVLLAGSYFYLDSLDETFRTDLAERTEVVLPDNSEIILNADSRVSFSEKKWNEKRNVTLEGEAFFKVAKGKKFTVSTDNGEVTVLGTQFNVENRNGFFEVTCYEGLVSVTYQETEQKLPAGTSFVAINGKIQNATGITMAQPSWVNNESSFRSIPLKYVLAEFERQFDMEVETENINTEQLFTGTFSNTDIKLALESISVPSQIRYKLGKDNVLFYAENTP is encoded by the coding sequence ATGCAAGAGAATTATTTGGCAAAATGGCTCAACAACGAACTCTCTGAAGAAGAGTTGGCAGCTTTTAAAAAGTCGCCAGAGTACGCTTCGTACCAGAGAATTGTGGAGGCTTCAAACAAATTGGAGGCCCCTGAATTCGATGTTGAGCAAGCTTGGAACACCTTAAGGGAAAAGACTTCGCAAGAAGCCCCCAAGGTAATTACCATGCGTCCGTTCAAACAATTCTTGCGCGTAGCGGCCGTTATCGCCGTGCTGTTGGCAGGTTCGTATTTCTATCTGGATTCTTTGGATGAAACCTTTAGAACCGACCTGGCAGAACGTACTGAAGTAGTGCTTCCCGATAACTCAGAAATCATATTGAATGCCGATTCAAGGGTTTCGTTCAGTGAAAAGAAGTGGAACGAGAAGCGAAATGTAACACTTGAGGGGGAAGCCTTTTTTAAAGTCGCCAAAGGAAAAAAATTCACCGTTTCAACAGACAATGGAGAGGTAACCGTACTGGGTACCCAATTCAACGTAGAAAACCGAAATGGTTTCTTTGAAGTAACATGTTACGAAGGCCTGGTCAGTGTCACCTATCAAGAAACAGAGCAAAAATTGCCTGCGGGCACCTCGTTCGTGGCCATCAATGGAAAAATACAGAATGCCACTGGCATCACTATGGCGCAACCTTCTTGGGTGAACAATGAAAGTAGCTTCAGAAGTATTCCCTTAAAGTATGTACTGGCCGAGTTTGAAAGGCAGTTCGATATGGAGGTCGAAACTGAAAACATCAATACCGAACAGCTATTTACGGGCACCTTTAGCAACACAGACATCAAATTGGCGTTAGAAAGTATAAGTGTTCCTTCCCAAATTCGTTATAAATTAGGGAAAGATAACGTGCTCTTCTATGCTGAGAACACTCCGTAA
- the folD gene encoding bifunctional methylenetetrahydrofolate dehydrogenase/methenyltetrahydrofolate cyclohydrolase FolD, producing the protein MNILDGRKISNQIKEEITEEVVKMKERGEKVPHLAAVLVGNDGASLTYVGSKVRSCKKIGFESTLIHLPEETTEEELLQQVEKLNANPNIDGYIVQLPLPKHIDEQKVLMAVDPDKDVDGFHPTNFGKMALDMESFIPATPFGIMELLHRYNIETEGKHAVVIGRSHIVGRPISILMSQKGKAANATVTLTHSRTKNLKELTLQADIIVSALGVPNFLKADMVKEGVVVIDVGITRVPDDSRERGYYITGDVDFENVGKKASYITPVPGGVGPMTIAMLLKNTLLARERHKVAST; encoded by the coding sequence ATGAACATCTTGGACGGAAGAAAAATATCAAACCAAATCAAAGAAGAAATCACCGAAGAGGTGGTCAAAATGAAGGAAAGGGGCGAAAAGGTTCCCCATTTAGCCGCTGTTTTAGTGGGCAATGACGGTGCAAGTCTTACGTATGTTGGCAGCAAAGTACGCTCTTGCAAGAAAATTGGATTTGAATCCACATTGATACACCTTCCTGAAGAAACCACAGAGGAAGAACTATTGCAACAGGTTGAAAAATTAAATGCCAATCCAAATATTGATGGCTATATTGTTCAGTTGCCCCTTCCAAAGCATATTGATGAGCAAAAGGTGTTGATGGCAGTGGATCCCGATAAAGATGTGGACGGATTTCACCCCACTAACTTCGGAAAGATGGCGTTGGATATGGAGTCGTTCATTCCCGCCACCCCGTTCGGGATTATGGAACTATTGCATCGCTACAACATAGAAACCGAGGGCAAGCACGCCGTGGTAATCGGGCGTAGCCATATCGTCGGGCGTCCCATCAGTATTTTGATGAGCCAAAAAGGGAAGGCAGCGAATGCGACTGTTACCTTGACCCATAGCCGAACCAAAAACTTAAAAGAGTTGACACTACAGGCTGATATCATTGTTTCGGCACTTGGGGTGCCTAATTTTCTGAAGGCCGATATGGTCAAAGAGGGTGTGGTCGTTATTGATGTGGGCATCACCCGTGTACCCGACGATTCAAGGGAAAGGGGATACTACATTACCGGTGATGTCGATTTCGAAAATGTGGGCAAAAAAGCGTCCTATATTACACCCGTACCCGGTGGTGTAGGGCCCATGACCATTGCCATGTTGTTGAAAAACACCCTTTTGGCCAGAGAACGCCATAAGGTTGCAAGCACTTGA
- a CDS encoding VOC family protein: protein MTEKITPFHIAIPVHNLDECRTFYREILGCEEGRSSDHWVDFNLFGHQLVIHYKPKSQEELYTNPVDGKNVPVPHYGVVLPWQVFESFEKDLKEKGVDFIIEPYVRFKGEVGEQATMFFLDPAGNALEFKAFKDMGQLFAK, encoded by the coding sequence ATGACAGAAAAAATTACCCCTTTTCATATAGCCATACCAGTGCATAATTTAGATGAATGCCGCACATTTTACCGAGAGATTTTGGGTTGTGAAGAGGGCCGTAGCAGCGACCATTGGGTCGATTTCAACCTCTTTGGCCACCAATTGGTCATCCATTACAAACCGAAATCACAGGAAGAATTGTATACCAATCCCGTAGATGGTAAAAACGTGCCCGTTCCGCATTATGGAGTAGTGTTGCCTTGGCAGGTTTTCGAATCCTTTGAAAAGGATTTAAAGGAGAAAGGGGTAGATTTCATCATTGAACCGTATGTTCGCTTTAAGGGCGAAGTGGGCGAACAGGCAACCATGTTCTTTTTAGATCCTGCCGGAAATGCGTTGGAATTCAAGGCTTTCAAAGATATGGGACAACTGTTTGCCAAATAA